In Acinetobacter piscicola, a single window of DNA contains:
- a CDS encoding 2-hydroxyacid dehydrogenase: MQKKVIVFSQIDADVLATLQAQYHVVVINPKMGDVNEQIRQHVVDADAMIGAGRLLNETNLAPAQKLKIISSVSVGYDNYDVAYLNQKKIWLSNTPHVLTETTADLAFTLLMSAARKVPSLDQWTKQGEWKRTVSGAQFGQEIFGKTLGIVGLGHIGEAIARRGFHGFNMNILYHNRREKLELAQPLNAQYRSLKDLLQQSDFVVVAVDLNAESKALINAEAFDLMQKHAVFVNISRGSVVDEQALIDALQQHKIFAAGLDVYQKEPLQQSPLFDLENVVTLPHIGSATAETRQKMVKLAYQNLVDALEDRVPRYLVNENFSS; encoded by the coding sequence ATGCAGAAAAAAGTGATCGTATTTAGCCAAATTGATGCTGATGTTTTAGCAACATTGCAAGCACAGTATCACGTGGTTGTGATTAATCCTAAGATGGGTGATGTGAATGAGCAAATTCGTCAACATGTTGTGGATGCCGATGCAATGATTGGTGCAGGGCGTTTGTTAAATGAAACTAATTTAGCACCTGCACAAAAATTAAAAATTATTTCATCGGTGAGTGTCGGCTATGATAATTATGATGTGGCTTATTTAAATCAAAAGAAAATTTGGCTGAGTAATACACCACATGTACTGACTGAAACTACAGCAGATTTAGCATTTACGTTGCTGATGAGTGCTGCACGAAAAGTCCCAAGTTTGGATCAGTGGACGAAGCAAGGTGAGTGGAAGCGTACAGTTAGTGGGGCGCAGTTTGGGCAAGAAATTTTTGGTAAAACACTTGGAATTGTTGGTTTAGGTCATATTGGTGAAGCCATTGCACGGCGGGGTTTTCATGGTTTTAATATGAATATTTTGTATCATAATCGGCGTGAAAAATTAGAATTGGCACAACCACTCAATGCACAATACCGTAGTCTAAAAGATTTATTACAACAGTCTGATTTTGTCGTGGTTGCTGTAGACTTAAATGCAGAATCTAAAGCATTGATTAATGCGGAAGCATTTGATTTGATGCAAAAACATGCGGTCTTTGTGAATATCTCTCGCGGCTCGGTGGTAGATGAACAGGCTTTAATTGATGCCTTGCAACAACATAAAATTTTTGCAGCAGGTTTGGATGTCTATCAAAAAGAACCATTACAACAGTCACCATTATTTGACTTAGAAAATGTGGTGACGTTGCCTCATATTGGGTCAGCAACGGCTGAAACACGACAAAAAATGGTGAAGTTGGCTTATCAAAATCTTGTTGATGCACTTGAAGATCGTGTACCCCGTTATTTGGTCAATGAAAATTTTTCTAGCTAA
- a CDS encoding M48 family metalloprotease, whose product MKKILLTLGLSLSCIVHAIQDFYPMHTPQVEIPEIGSGIGLIDQQKEKIIGEKVYREVQHQLPIVQNPWLEDQFMLVFSRILSQTQMGSPIGLVIVKDPQINAFAVPGGLFALNTGMVTSSKNMDEVVGVMAHEIAHVTQRHYSRSQEAFKGQGLLALAGIIVGAALASKADGDVGSAVMLGSQAALMDQQLIYSRNQEREADRIGMQLMYGAGYNPQSMADFFETMHRTTSRLSFLPDFWLTHPLTSERMSEARLRANQFPRVQINNNQQEFELIKWYTAAVSGQTSQQQLEGLIQQNSFAGLLAASEFNAQQGDYAKAQGYLNTAKKINPDHTLLHIIQTDVYLGQNKIEDAYQAIINKQRIMPENRALNYKLAEVYIRQNKGQDAEKLVNRFVSKNKTDIQGWQLLQQAANLDKNNPLRTVNVLYYRAEVQYWGGDEENAIKSLLHAQRLAKGNNAMTARIDTRLKVMQDERKLKI is encoded by the coding sequence TTGAAAAAGATTTTGCTGACATTGGGTTTAAGTTTGAGCTGTATTGTGCATGCAATACAAGACTTTTACCCAATGCATACACCACAAGTGGAAATTCCTGAGATTGGTAGTGGTATCGGCTTAATTGATCAACAAAAAGAAAAAATAATTGGTGAAAAAGTGTATCGAGAGGTACAGCACCAACTGCCCATTGTGCAAAATCCTTGGTTAGAAGACCAATTTATGCTGGTCTTTTCCCGTATTTTAAGTCAAACCCAAATGGGCTCTCCGATTGGTTTAGTGATTGTGAAGGATCCGCAAATTAATGCCTTTGCTGTACCTGGTGGATTATTTGCTTTAAATACGGGAATGGTCACTTCTTCAAAGAATATGGATGAAGTGGTAGGGGTGATGGCACATGAAATTGCCCATGTGACACAGCGTCATTATAGCCGTTCGCAAGAAGCATTTAAGGGACAGGGCTTATTGGCACTTGCTGGCATTATTGTGGGGGCTGCTTTAGCATCTAAGGCAGATGGCGATGTGGGGAGTGCAGTTATGCTGGGCTCTCAAGCCGCATTGATGGATCAACAGCTCATTTATAGTCGTAATCAAGAGCGTGAAGCTGATCGTATTGGTATGCAATTGATGTATGGTGCGGGCTATAATCCACAAAGCATGGCTGATTTTTTTGAAACTATGCACCGTACCACTAGTCGTTTAAGTTTTTTACCTGATTTTTGGTTGACTCATCCCTTAACGAGTGAGCGAATGAGTGAGGCTCGTTTACGTGCCAACCAATTTCCACGAGTGCAAATAAATAATAATCAACAAGAGTTTGAGCTGATTAAGTGGTATACAGCGGCAGTTTCGGGACAGACGTCACAACAACAATTAGAGGGTTTAATTCAACAAAATAGTTTTGCTGGACTTTTAGCTGCAAGTGAGTTTAATGCACAGCAAGGTGATTATGCCAAAGCACAGGGCTATTTAAATACAGCAAAGAAAATAAATCCTGATCATACTTTGTTGCATATTATTCAAACTGATGTTTATTTAGGGCAAAATAAAATTGAAGATGCTTATCAAGCGATTATTAACAAACAACGTATCATGCCTGAAAACCGTGCTTTAAATTATAAGCTTGCTGAGGTGTATATTCGACAGAATAAAGGGCAAGATGCTGAAAAATTGGTGAATCGTTTTGTCAGCAAAAATAAAACCGATATACAAGGTTGGCAATTATTACAACAAGCTGCAAATTTAGATAAAAATAATCCGTTACGTACAGTGAATGTATTGTATTACCGTGCAGAAGTACAGTATTGGGGGGGTGACGAGGAAAATGCGATTAAATCTTTATTGCATGCACAACGTTTGGCAAAAGGGAATAATGCAATGACCGCACGCATTGATACACGCTTAAAAGTGATGCAAGATGAACGTAAATTAAAGATTTAA
- a CDS encoding GatB/YqeY domain-containing protein, which translates to MTTLKNQITDVLKAAMRAKEMDKLTVIRGLQAAIKQIEVDERIELDDTQVLAVIEKQIKQRKESVKAFLGANREDLASKEQAEIEVLSQFLPEAMSEDELDSLIAQTIEAQGATSMKDMGKVMNSLRPIIAGRADPAQVSSKIKAKLA; encoded by the coding sequence ATGACTACTTTAAAAAACCAAATCACTGACGTTTTAAAAGCCGCTATGCGTGCTAAAGAAATGGATAAGTTAACGGTAATACGTGGTCTACAGGCAGCAATCAAGCAAATCGAAGTCGATGAGCGCATTGAGCTTGATGATACTCAGGTTCTTGCGGTCATTGAAAAGCAAATCAAACAACGCAAAGAGTCGGTTAAAGCCTTTTTAGGTGCTAATCGCGAAGATTTAGCTAGTAAAGAACAAGCCGAAATCGAGGTTTTATCTCAATTTCTACCTGAAGCTATGTCAGAGGACGAGCTTGATTCTCTCATTGCGCAAACGATTGAAGCGCAAGGTGCTACTAGCATGAAAGATATGGGTAAGGTGATGAATTCTCTACGTCCGATCATAGCCGGACGTGCCGATCCTGCACAAGTTTCGAGCAAAATTAAAGCAAAACTTGCTTAA
- the rpsU gene encoding 30S ribosomal protein S21, which translates to MPQVKLKEGEPVDVAIRRFKRSCEKAGVLADVRKREFYEKPTQERKRKKAAAVKRYQKKLARESVRTTRLY; encoded by the coding sequence ATGCCACAAGTTAAATTGAAAGAAGGCGAACCAGTAGACGTAGCGATCCGTCGTTTCAAACGTTCATGCGAAAAAGCAGGTGTTCTTGCTGACGTTCGTAAACGTGAATTCTACGAAAAACCTACTCAAGAACGTAAACGTAAAAAAGCTGCTGCTGTTAAACGCTACCAAAAGAAATTGGCGCGTGAATCAGTACGTACGACTCGCCTTTACTAA
- the tsaD gene encoding tRNA (adenosine(37)-N6)-threonylcarbamoyltransferase complex transferase subunit TsaD produces the protein MIVLGLETSCDETGLALYDSEVGLRGQVLYSQIKLHAEYGGVVPELASRDHVRKLIPLINQLLADSQIKKSEIDAVAYTRGPGLMGALMTGALFGRTLAFALNKPAIGVHHMEGHMLAPLLSATPPEFPFVALLVSGGHTQLMAAHGIGEYEILGESIDDAAGEAFDKVAKMLKLPYPGGPNISRLAEQGDKNAFEFPRPMLHQGLEFSFSGLKTAVSVQLKKLDGENRDADIAASFQEALVDTLVKKSVKALKQTGMKRLVIAGGVSANKRLRERLEADLAKIKATVYYAEPALCTDNGAMIAFAGYQRLKAGQQDGLSVTTTPRWPMTELTKPE, from the coding sequence ATGATCGTTCTGGGCTTAGAAACTTCATGTGATGAAACAGGTTTGGCGCTGTACGACAGTGAAGTCGGCTTAAGAGGACAGGTGTTATATAGTCAGATCAAATTACATGCTGAATATGGTGGGGTCGTCCCTGAGCTTGCCTCACGTGACCATGTGCGTAAACTTATTCCTTTGATTAATCAATTGCTTGCAGACAGTCAGATAAAAAAATCTGAGATTGATGCGGTTGCCTATACACGTGGACCTGGTTTGATGGGGGCACTGATGACAGGCGCATTGTTTGGTCGAACTTTGGCATTTGCATTAAATAAGCCTGCGATTGGTGTGCACCATATGGAAGGTCATATGCTTGCACCACTTTTATCGGCTACACCACCAGAATTTCCGTTTGTCGCTTTATTGGTCTCAGGTGGGCATACGCAATTAATGGCTGCTCATGGGATTGGTGAATATGAAATTTTAGGCGAATCGATCGACGATGCCGCGGGTGAAGCCTTTGATAAAGTCGCGAAAATGTTGAAATTGCCGTATCCAGGTGGGCCAAATATTTCACGTTTAGCAGAACAGGGCGATAAAAATGCCTTTGAATTTCCGCGTCCAATGTTGCATCAAGGTTTAGAATTTTCTTTTAGTGGATTAAAAACTGCGGTTTCAGTGCAACTGAAAAAACTAGACGGTGAAAATCGGGATGCTGATATTGCCGCATCATTCCAAGAAGCGCTTGTAGATACATTGGTTAAAAAATCAGTCAAAGCACTGAAGCAAACAGGAATGAAACGTTTGGTGATTGCAGGGGGTGTCAGTGCAAATAAGCGTTTGCGTGAGCGTTTAGAAGCCGATTTAGCGAAAATTAAAGCGACGGTTTACTATGCTGAACCTGCTTTATGTACCGACAATGGCGCCATGATTGCTTTTGCGGGTTATCAGCGTCTTAAAGCAGGGCAGCAGGATGGTTTGTCTGTAACGACGACACCACGTTGGCCAATGACAGAGTTAACGAAACCTGAATAA
- a CDS encoding immunity 51 family protein has product MIILNKPSNPSFWVAHENSYSVCLTELNFKSEIIASRADEGFEGNGYDWAALASTYVDKQLPELVDTIKFDPEADMFCAYSKDAEALRKFIVLFRHALDKTEFMIEIFSYAELD; this is encoded by the coding sequence TTGATAATTTTAAACAAACCATCCAACCCTTCTTTTTGGGTAGCGCATGAAAACAGCTATTCAGTATGCCTCACCGAGTTAAATTTTAAATCAGAAATTATTGCAAGTCGTGCTGATGAAGGCTTTGAAGGAAATGGCTATGATTGGGCAGCATTGGCAAGCACTTATGTCGACAAACAACTGCCTGAATTGGTGGACACGATCAAGTTTGACCCTGAAGCGGATATGTTTTGTGCTTATTCAAAAGATGCCGAAGCTCTAAGGAAATTTATTGTGTTATTTAGACATGCTTTGGACAAAACCGAGTTTATGATTGAAATATTTTCTTATGCAGAGTTAGATTAG
- the chrA gene encoding chromate efflux transporter encodes MIALTQKKFSNFYIFITFLKLGCIAFGGPAAHIVLFHNFLIKRSSWLDEQEYFKVLALAQIIPGPTSSQVGIAIGYFKNGYSGAFCAWLGFTLPSAILMTCAAVLGQYFFNSLNQHFFHVIQLIVLAVVIFAFWQMLRSLCQYFWQYLLMLFAMIFIYVVPVSANQIIVILIAAIVGLFLAKAKDPQHDVENNSISFKATKAYMWLIVFIVPFLLFPILNHLSPSLFLQAFEGFYRSASLVFGGGHIILPMLHQDFVATDLVANESFDLGYAIVQLMPGPLFSFASYLGALLPFTSSVVVNASLATLMIYIPSFLLIFATLPYWSWFMQQQTIYKAIQGIHAAVVGLLLCLIVQMTEKYIVQWVDLLFVITLIALLKSKLPIWLTLIGSFSTYYFYLNSVVIS; translated from the coding sequence ATGATTGCTTTAACTCAAAAGAAGTTTTCAAATTTTTATATTTTTATCACTTTTCTAAAGCTGGGTTGTATTGCCTTTGGTGGACCAGCGGCACATATTGTTTTATTTCATAATTTTTTGATTAAGAGATCATCGTGGTTAGATGAACAAGAATATTTTAAAGTACTTGCTTTGGCACAAATTATTCCTGGGCCTACCAGTAGTCAAGTAGGGATTGCCATTGGTTATTTCAAAAATGGCTATAGCGGTGCGTTTTGTGCTTGGTTGGGATTTACTTTGCCTTCGGCGATTTTGATGACTTGTGCTGCAGTATTGGGACAGTATTTTTTTAACAGTCTAAATCAACATTTTTTTCATGTCATTCAATTGATTGTGTTGGCTGTGGTGATATTCGCATTTTGGCAAATGTTACGTAGTCTTTGTCAGTATTTTTGGCAATATTTGCTGATGCTATTTGCTATGATTTTTATTTATGTTGTGCCTGTATCAGCAAATCAAATCATTGTAATTTTAATCGCTGCAATTGTTGGATTATTTTTAGCAAAAGCAAAAGATCCACAGCATGATGTTGAAAACAATAGCATTTCGTTTAAAGCTACCAAAGCTTATATGTGGTTGATTGTATTCATTGTGCCATTTTTATTATTTCCAATTTTAAATCATTTGAGTCCATCATTGTTTCTGCAAGCTTTTGAGGGTTTTTATCGCTCTGCTTCTTTGGTTTTTGGAGGTGGGCATATTATTTTACCGATGCTACATCAAGATTTTGTTGCAACGGATTTAGTCGCCAATGAAAGTTTTGATTTGGGTTATGCGATTGTACAGCTAATGCCAGGTCCATTATTTAGTTTTGCCAGTTATTTGGGGGCTTTGTTGCCATTTACATCATCTGTTGTTGTGAATGCAAGTCTAGCGACACTCATGATTTATATCCCATCATTTTTATTGATTTTTGCTACTTTGCCGTATTGGTCTTGGTTCATGCAACAACAAACAATTTATAAAGCAATTCAGGGGATTCATGCTGCTGTCGTCGGGTTGTTATTGTGTTTGATTGTACAAATGACTGAGAAATACATTGTGCAATGGGTAGATCTACTCTTTGTGATCACACTCATTGCATTATTAAAAAGTAAATTACCGATTTGGCTTACACTTATAGGAAGTTTTAGCACTTATTATTTTTATTTAAATAGTGTGGTGATTTCATAA
- a CDS encoding ATP-binding protein, with translation MATLDLPDHLIQSLSIVLEQLKNVLPEPKQDPDFSAPAFRWQDKQLKPIYQPKAILLADLKGIERQRDKILQNTEQFLNGLPANDILLTGSRGTGKSSIVRALLPRYQAQGLRLIEIERDDLSDLPEIQKMIQARPEKFIVYCDDLAFNAEDENYRSLKSVLDGSLQSGSNNFIIYATSNRRHLLPEFMHENTPVMRADVPQHNELHPQEAIEEKISLSDRFGLWLSFYPMDQNLYLEIVAHYLAKENMPFDDETRAEALRWCQARGQRSGRAAYQFSKHWIGAQQLKAL, from the coding sequence ATGGCCACTCTTGATTTACCTGATCATTTAATCCAATCCTTATCTATCGTGCTTGAACAACTAAAAAACGTACTGCCTGAACCCAAGCAAGATCCTGATTTTTCTGCGCCTGCCTTTCGTTGGCAAGACAAGCAGCTCAAACCCATTTATCAACCTAAAGCGATTTTATTAGCAGACCTTAAAGGCATCGAACGTCAACGTGATAAAATTTTGCAAAATACTGAACAATTTTTAAATGGTTTACCTGCCAATGATATTTTGCTAACAGGTTCACGGGGTACAGGTAAATCTTCGATTGTGCGTGCATTATTGCCCCGATACCAAGCTCAAGGATTACGTTTGATTGAAATTGAACGTGATGACCTATCTGACCTTCCTGAAATCCAAAAAATGATCCAAGCACGTCCTGAAAAATTTATCGTGTATTGTGATGACTTGGCATTTAATGCTGAAGATGAAAACTATCGTAGTTTAAAGAGTGTTTTAGATGGCTCATTACAGTCAGGTTCAAACAATTTCATCATTTATGCCACCAGTAACCGCCGTCATTTACTGCCTGAATTTATGCATGAAAATACCCCTGTTATGCGTGCAGATGTGCCTCAACATAACGAATTGCATCCCCAAGAAGCCATTGAAGAAAAAATTTCACTGTCAGATCGCTTTGGGCTTTGGTTGTCTTTTTATCCGATGGATCAAAATCTTTACCTAGAAATCGTTGCGCATTATTTAGCCAAAGAAAATATGCCTTTTGATGATGAAACACGTGCCGAAGCCCTACGTTGGTGTCAAGCACGTGGGCAACGTTCTGGCCGTGCAGCCTATCAATTTTCAAAACATTGGATTGGCGCTCAACAATTAAAAGCCTTATGA
- a CDS encoding DUF3336 domain-containing protein, with product MNIEFKHDLNPHQAYRIKKLKRQLAQAESYEEWKATALKLDEESGTQEWKYDNSSPYFDSEIIAHRLNILRRYRHQKRTADLIYILSEGLSHDLANIAHPLLFTETYVGTKKLIEDYVEEVSQSLAFIASVACEDLSVQEKIEFFKNCEKVYGQPAIMFSGGATLGLFHTGVCKALIEQDLLPKVLSGSSAGAIMTAMLGISKPSEIFDILSGEHFYSEAFHFRSLRELIKGNGGFADVRYLKKFLVENLGDLTFEEAYQQSGLDINISVAPYNVSHEDARIMNKYTAPDLLVWSAVLASCAVPILFPPVRLTGKRYDSVHTPYLASTRWVDGSVRSDFPQEKMSRLYNINYTIASQVNPHIVPFMQTDTERFRKDLLSWPERIVRKHGKTIAMDVMDFTRDRVGRIPTVRRLLEHGYGIIDQRYYGDVNIIGNYSLKHYQYMLQNPRPELFALLQREGERATWPKISSIETHARIGKTIQHCLEVLNFSLKNKVNARQKEQA from the coding sequence ATGAACATAGAATTTAAACATGATCTCAATCCACATCAAGCCTATCGCATCAAAAAATTAAAAAGACAACTTGCACAAGCTGAAAGTTATGAAGAGTGGAAGGCGACAGCATTAAAATTGGATGAAGAAAGTGGTACGCAAGAATGGAAATATGACAATAGCTCACCTTATTTTGACTCTGAAATTATTGCCCACAGATTAAATATTCTACGTCGTTATCGCCATCAAAAGCGCACTGCGGACTTAATTTACATATTAAGTGAAGGTTTAAGTCACGATCTTGCCAATATTGCTCATCCTTTATTATTTACCGAAACCTATGTGGGTACGAAGAAACTCATTGAAGATTATGTCGAAGAAGTCAGTCAAAGTTTGGCATTTATTGCTTCTGTGGCTTGTGAAGATTTGAGCGTACAGGAAAAAATTGAGTTTTTTAAAAATTGTGAAAAAGTCTATGGGCAGCCTGCCATCATGTTTTCGGGCGGTGCAACACTGGGGCTTTTTCATACGGGTGTATGTAAAGCACTGATTGAACAAGATCTATTGCCCAAAGTGCTGTCAGGTTCTAGTGCAGGGGCGATCATGACGGCGATGTTGGGAATTTCAAAACCAAGTGAAATATTTGATATTTTGTCAGGTGAACACTTTTATAGTGAGGCATTTCATTTTAGAAGCTTGCGTGAGCTGATCAAAGGTAATGGTGGTTTTGCTGATGTTCGCTATTTAAAGAAATTTTTGGTTGAAAATCTAGGTGATTTGACTTTTGAGGAGGCTTATCAACAGTCTGGCTTGGATATTAATATCAGTGTTGCGCCGTATAATGTTTCACATGAAGATGCACGTATTATGAATAAATATACTGCACCTGACTTATTGGTGTGGAGTGCGGTTTTGGCATCATGCGCAGTTCCAATTTTATTCCCGCCTGTACGTTTAACAGGCAAGCGTTATGACTCGGTCCATACACCCTATTTAGCCAGTACCCGTTGGGTGGATGGCAGTGTACGCAGTGATTTTCCACAAGAAAAAATGTCGCGCTTATATAATATTAATTATACCATTGCCAGTCAGGTCAATCCGCACATTGTGCCATTTATGCAAACAGACACTGAACGCTTTCGTAAAGATTTACTGAGTTGGCCTGAGCGTATAGTCCGCAAACACGGTAAAACTATTGCCATGGATGTGATGGACTTTACCCGAGATCGTGTAGGGCGCATTCCAACTGTTCGCAGATTGTTAGAACATGGCTACGGTATTATTGATCAGCGCTACTATGGTGATGTCAATATCATTGGAAATTATAGCCTGAAACATTATCAGTACATGTTACAAAATCCACGCCCTGAATTATTTGCATTACTTCAGCGAGAGGGTGAACGTGCAACTTGGCCAAAAATTTCAAGTATAGAAACCCATGCACGTATAGGTAAAACCATTCAACATTGTTTAGAGGTTTTAAACTTTAGTTTGAAAAATAAAGTGAATGCTAGACAGAAAGAGCAGGCATGA
- a CDS encoding protein kinase domain-containing protein has translation MNIKPLATAINSARSQSFGRRIYCVENTTGKYWIKQQLAHVNADYERSFLHELKMYSRLNALESPDYSFLCDFSITSTIDSSVSSPLLLRDSLQLQDAAALFAENALSLQFSQVIQILRQSLEVLEHLHELGFIHGDLKIEHFRQQSGRLCLIDFEQSAHLDDVKDMPNTATPRYMAPELFHANPKSFQSDLYALGIIWLEWLKQEKLQAKSYQDWAFLHCQNLKIQLTPQFQAFEEVLSLMLRKQISQRCTNIYQIKQLLSKIG, from the coding sequence ATGAACATCAAACCATTGGCTACCGCTATAAATTCTGCCCGAAGCCAAAGTTTTGGGCGGAGAATTTATTGTGTAGAAAATACAACGGGTAAGTACTGGATTAAGCAGCAGCTTGCCCATGTGAATGCAGACTATGAGCGTAGTTTTTTACATGAACTCAAGATGTATAGTCGTTTAAATGCTTTGGAATCTCCTGATTATTCATTTTTATGTGATTTTTCCATTACCAGTACGATAGACTCTAGTGTTTCTTCACCACTTTTATTGCGTGATTCTTTACAGTTACAAGACGCAGCAGCACTTTTTGCAGAAAACGCATTATCACTGCAATTTTCGCAAGTAATTCAAATTTTAAGGCAAAGTTTAGAGGTCTTGGAACATCTGCATGAACTGGGTTTTATTCATGGTGATTTAAAAATTGAACATTTTAGACAACAATCAGGACGTTTGTGCTTAATTGATTTTGAACAAAGTGCTCATCTTGATGATGTCAAAGATATGCCAAATACTGCAACACCACGTTATATGGCACCTGAGTTATTCCATGCAAATCCGAAATCGTTCCAATCCGATCTGTATGCTTTAGGGATTATTTGGTTAGAATGGTTGAAACAAGAAAAGTTGCAAGCAAAAAGTTATCAAGATTGGGCTTTTTTGCATTGTCAAAACTTAAAAATACAGCTTACACCTCAATTTCAAGCCTTTGAAGAAGTTTTGAGTCTGATGTTACGTAAACAAATTTCACAACGTTGTACAAATATTTATCAAATAAAACAACTATTAAGCAAAATTGGCTAA
- the gloB gene encoding hydroxyacylglutathione hydrolase, protein MSFKIHVIDVKNQLQNYIWLLEHTISHDVVAIDPTEAHLVQSYCLENQLNLSQIWLTHWHKDHVGGVPALIAEQNLAVYGPRDELSHLPFINHPLQHEDQFEFHGLNIEIIAVPGHTLGHIVYFIDELDSVFCGDTLFAMGCGRMFEGTPEQFYHSLNRLAALPPRTQVYCTHEYTLSNAEFALHVEPDNFALQQRAEKVRQLRAQGKITLPSTIELELETNPFLRVDSVEEFARIRALKDNF, encoded by the coding sequence ATGTCATTTAAAATTCATGTGATTGATGTCAAAAACCAACTCCAAAATTATATTTGGTTACTTGAACACACCATAAGCCATGATGTGGTGGCAATCGACCCAACTGAAGCACATTTGGTTCAATCCTACTGTTTAGAAAATCAATTAAATTTAAGTCAAATTTGGCTCACCCACTGGCATAAAGACCATGTTGGTGGTGTTCCTGCCCTGATTGCTGAACAAAATCTCGCAGTGTATGGACCACGAGATGAGTTAAGCCATTTGCCTTTTATTAACCACCCTTTACAACATGAGGATCAATTTGAGTTTCATGGTTTAAATATTGAAATTATTGCCGTTCCAGGACATACCCTAGGACATATTGTGTATTTTATAGATGAATTAGACAGTGTTTTCTGTGGAGATACATTATTTGCAATGGGATGTGGACGCATGTTTGAAGGCACACCTGAGCAATTTTATCATTCCTTAAACCGCTTAGCCGCATTGCCACCACGAACACAAGTCTACTGCACACATGAATACACTTTGTCGAATGCAGAATTTGCCTTACATGTAGAACCTGATAATTTTGCACTACAACAACGTGCGGAAAAAGTTCGCCAATTACGCGCACAAGGTAAAATTACCCTGCCAAGTACTATTGAACTTGAACTAGAAACCAACCCTTTTCTACGTGTCGATAGCGTTGAAGAGTTTGCTAGAATTCGTGCGCTCAAAGATAACTTTTAA
- a CDS encoding DUF4951 domain-containing protein, translated as MNRVQKSDIAGFKEKGLTLAMVQAWQAFYENEVKRNPCNPTAPYRAQLMQKIALLWSDMV; from the coding sequence TTGAACCGTGTACAAAAATCAGATATTGCAGGTTTTAAGGAAAAAGGCTTGACTTTAGCTATGGTGCAAGCGTGGCAAGCATTTTATGAAAATGAAGTAAAGCGTAATCCTTGTAATCCAACAGCACCGTATCGAGCGCAGTTAATGCAGAAAATCGCGCTGCTATGGAGTGACATGGTATAG